The proteins below come from a single Pseudomonas chlororaphis genomic window:
- a CDS encoding LysR family transcriptional regulator, with product MNLSKVDLNLFIVFDAIYTEANLTRAGQIVGITQPAVSNALARLRETFNDPLFVRTAQGMVPTPMAQNIIGPVRNALSLLRVSVQESRIFNPLQAVKTYRISMTDLTEGVILPPLFQRLRRLAPTVAIESFLSKRRETTKELAAGRLDFAVDAPLNTDPQVRHVKLMEDRYVCAMRKGHPLAGKEKINLDDYLAQTHVHISSRRNGLGYVDLALGKMGIQRKIALRSQHYLMASQVLQQTDMVMTVPERFARRHDLHAFQLPVNDVPPVETHLYWHESTDQDPANRWMREQMIELCQQVTAHEKKLDKV from the coding sequence ATGAATCTGAGCAAGGTCGACCTGAACCTTTTCATCGTCTTCGACGCGATCTACACCGAAGCCAACCTGACCCGCGCCGGCCAAATCGTCGGCATCACTCAGCCCGCCGTGTCCAATGCCCTGGCGCGTTTGCGCGAAACCTTCAACGATCCGCTGTTCGTGCGCACCGCCCAGGGCATGGTGCCCACGCCCATGGCCCAGAACATCATCGGCCCGGTGCGCAACGCGTTGTCGCTGCTGCGGGTGTCGGTGCAGGAAAGCCGCATCTTCAACCCCTTGCAGGCCGTCAAGACGTACCGCATCAGCATGACCGACCTCACCGAAGGCGTGATCCTGCCGCCGCTGTTCCAGCGCCTGCGCCGCCTGGCGCCGACCGTGGCCATCGAGAGTTTCCTGTCCAAGCGCCGTGAGACCACCAAGGAACTGGCGGCCGGTCGCCTCGACTTCGCCGTCGATGCACCGCTCAACACCGACCCGCAGGTGCGCCACGTCAAGCTCATGGAAGACCGCTACGTGTGCGCCATGCGCAAGGGGCACCCACTGGCGGGCAAGGAAAAGATCAACCTCGACGATTACCTGGCCCAGACCCACGTGCATATTTCCAGCCGGCGCAATGGCCTGGGCTATGTCGACCTGGCCTTGGGCAAGATGGGCATCCAGCGCAAGATCGCCCTGCGTTCCCAACATTACCTGATGGCGTCCCAGGTGTTGCAGCAGACCGACATGGTCATGACCGTGCCCGAACGCTTCGCCCGCCGCCACGACCTGCACGCCTTCCAATTGCCGGTCAACGATGTGCCGCCAGTGGAAACCCACCTTTACTGGCATGAAAGCACCGACCAGGACCCGGCCAACCGCTGGATGCGCGAGCAGATGATCGAGCTGTGCCAGCAAGTGACGGCCCATGAGAAGAAGCTCGACAAGGTTTAG